A single genomic interval of Brevibacillus brevis harbors:
- a CDS encoding contractile injection system protein, VgrG/Pvc8 family gives MSNRVLTYGNIQVTPYNFTHLQSLKVVKKMNEHAKVTITGIIPDELKDSYVNLTNEQTHIKIALTDEKGQPKPWFQGIVTNVNIQSVRGIYYLTVKAVSHSYLLDVKPRKRSFQNPAMTYAALVKMVLSAYGKADFIDSVTNGKAINTFVMQYEETDWQFLQRMASRFYTGLVPATAFDLPKFYFGLPKGKDKGKLEVAHYTVQKRVGEYQSAAENRVPGIDDQDFTVYEVESPQILEVGDEVSFKSKKLVVGEAVTEMKEGILTHTYKLFPHKGLSRKKMYNNAIIGASIQGRVLQIQKDNIRAKLDMDDQQDESTAYWFPYSTIYTSENNTGWYVMPEIGDQIRIYFPSKKEEDGIAISSVLRDNPGAESPAPQKSSAPSSSRPSAGPDRMKDPAVKTFRTKYGKEIMLAPDKIVISAGGMSITISDNTGIEIVSDKNVSISASNEAYLIGQTLRVKADKIELIGKGNTISLNEKIEIKGTEIKMN, from the coding sequence GTGAGTAATCGGGTTTTAACCTATGGAAATATTCAAGTGACACCTTACAACTTCACGCATTTGCAATCACTAAAAGTGGTTAAAAAGATGAACGAACACGCGAAGGTAACGATCACGGGCATTATTCCAGATGAGCTGAAAGACAGCTATGTGAATCTAACAAATGAACAAACGCATATCAAAATAGCTTTGACGGACGAGAAGGGGCAGCCGAAGCCATGGTTTCAAGGCATCGTGACGAATGTAAACATCCAATCCGTCAGGGGCATTTATTACCTAACAGTGAAGGCTGTTTCACATAGCTACTTATTGGATGTCAAACCGAGAAAACGCTCATTCCAAAATCCAGCGATGACTTATGCGGCGCTAGTCAAAATGGTGCTGTCCGCATATGGGAAAGCGGATTTTATCGATTCGGTCACGAACGGCAAGGCGATCAATACGTTTGTGATGCAATATGAAGAAACCGACTGGCAGTTTCTCCAGCGGATGGCATCGCGATTCTATACGGGCTTGGTGCCTGCAACGGCTTTTGATCTACCCAAATTTTATTTCGGTCTGCCCAAAGGGAAGGACAAAGGCAAGCTAGAGGTCGCGCATTATACGGTACAAAAGAGGGTGGGGGAATATCAGAGCGCTGCGGAAAACCGAGTGCCAGGAATTGATGATCAAGATTTTACGGTATATGAAGTGGAAAGCCCGCAGATCCTCGAAGTCGGTGATGAAGTGAGCTTCAAGTCCAAGAAGCTTGTCGTCGGAGAAGCTGTCACTGAAATGAAGGAAGGAATACTGACGCATACCTACAAGCTCTTTCCACATAAGGGACTCTCGCGCAAGAAAATGTATAACAACGCGATCATAGGTGCCTCTATCCAAGGGCGCGTTCTTCAGATTCAAAAAGATAATATCAGAGCCAAACTAGACATGGATGATCAACAGGATGAGAGTACTGCTTACTGGTTCCCTTATTCGACGATCTATACGTCCGAGAACAATACAGGTTGGTATGTCATGCCGGAAATAGGCGACCAGATACGAATCTACTTCCCGAGCAAAAAGGAAGAGGACGGTATCGCCATCAGCTCGGTGCTCCGAGATAACCCAGGTGCCGAATCTCCGGCTCCCCAAAAGTCCTCCGCTCCAAGTAGCTCAAGACCGAGCGCGGGCCCCGATCGGATGAAAGATCCGGCTGTGAAGACCTTCCGCACGAAATACGGCAAGGAGATCATGCTGGCGCCAGATAAGATCGTGATATCAGCAGGCGGTATGTCTATCACAATCAGCGATAATACCGGAATCGAGATCGTGAGTGATAAAAATGTGAGCATTAGTGCTAGTAACGAGGCGTATCTGATCGGGCAAACGCTACGAGTCAAGGCCGATAAGATCGAGCTGATTGGAAAAGGAAACACCATTTCATTAAATGAAAAGATCGAGATCAAGGGAACGGAGATAAAAATGAACTAA